The following proteins are co-located in the Besnoitia besnoiti strain Bb-Ger1 chromosome Unknown contig00007, whole genome shotgun sequence genome:
- a CDS encoding DDHD domain-containing protein (encoded by transcript BESB_074570), with amino-acid sequence MAFSWFFSQDYDRTAPQGKHGRPAEDGKPERSPFSASSSVQTQGGGARDARVVTPEEGASGRALLRQLTSASSRRRPPQAGPVKIEFDDDDEDATSAASSYVRAPSQVATHKAFALRSRGGERAVETGAAPGAAARPRRDHREGGVHRKSREKRPYATESALSPALRALQEGKTAKMFSPPLRLESAVQRTDAAESLEKETSSRLTRHRSSQEVSLRRHDSIAPHAQRPLAAKDEDEDSDLVVGPKMSDRDRRPSTRFALRSRGATLASLSSSAQGLESRSMSATAGGMASGEGEGATVSAASFRAAVRANVRQCPAGQAATSRTGSEAEGRPRNQAARMAGLSPSSAQPSAASGWEVKSSWTTVRAGGAGADSPRTSEGGSSATSSRQSSGSGVRSETTSHDSASGAATPLSPRALSEHVTLSQSSPPESLEGPLPSTAAALSAEAASAVVPERRPLRSAGTRVSFAVSQSSNCGDKAAKTEKDVSLRRPGTTLHSPMLSPHGDRAAESKLRKGSSPRGGDGAGTPSSSSSTRISDPDPAVCSATSLSSEADLDAAGAPDRAGSDLKQPAGAKDTCAAEGGPQKGAPAASSGRPPCEHILLVVHGIGCEAEGGAIHKQQFVKSLALVNEYWFWRKPVEVHVHAINWKQTVIHAQEHMFEHITLKDVYETRRMLTLTAADLLFFLTPRYGDFIMTQVAEQLNEAVAKLRAHPSERYKDSKISVLGYSLGSVMAYELLAGRPFRPSLFDPATNPSPRLKFHVDSLFLLGSALPAFLLLHAPEILKQGMWVPKDLHLYNIFHPCDPVAFRLEKLVYPKIRQLPPPVLLAFWRTNGVQKWYEWDMNVQHAKNVLMQNITDFASTISNSLLSWWNPETGSDNPESISVLDSNATAALEAAKKSKQGLSLASFNSSAGGHPSTQGTKPGSSVRGPGGLRGPRGDPGGGDGGSDQRDAPASKVQEGLHAAAGGRNGALGRTQKRQGESKGNRSGKPGTEDDARLALRPADACAFRMRLKQTLPHVLARSKRVMDSSEDEDSSLSLSPESVLQIPTLSFLHVSRSSSGTSADVSSAASSHALSPSSRSSASARTSFSAEDISHVHERRKSLSDALRDGDGASSGAVKPSEKLAETATHLQVLRTIVAAVENSTEESNEARVPAENAIVAQNERAAVADREDAYSVKDAARALQATAAAKEPLRRRRLEDERGENGEKEDDAGKATCQALGVDEGDEDDVDQNIWDLLYRPTGKEKEAEGAVSDATTSSAGSGAFALEQLEQQEQETSRAMAQLATINEQTGPEVLPVRIDFQLQEDTAEHYLSSLAMLQSHFNYWKLKDVAFFILKCLTGTNPTLSYTDHLKQLECAARKAAAKAERESNEEERRKQLRLAAALHRRLDSFKGASSSGGTSRKGRQQHTKGSHSGQGETSGKPQSLGEPDDPFRPKKNAHRETLPESLVRDLADEAGRRAAGQRAHSVGEKETELPPEQTRLKSQPSSGSSYSDGLPSAARDFRDSSTSENASRHSQEDGSARL; translated from the exons ATGGCATTCTCATGGTTCTTTTCGCAAGACTATGATCGGACGGCTCCACAAGGAAAACACGGGAGACCTGCTGAAGATGGAAAGCCCGAAAGAAGTCCGTTCAGCGCATCGTCTTCAGTTCAAACGCAGGGAGGTGGCGCCCGCGATGCGAGAGTCGTGACTCCTGAGGAGGGCGCTTCTGGTCGAGCGCTTTTGCGGCAGCTCACGTCAGCAAGCTCTCGGAGGCGCCCCCCCCAAGCTGGCCCCGTCAAAATTGAATTCGACGATGACGATGAAGACGCAACGTCGGCCGCTTCCTCCTATGTCCGTGCTCCCTCCCAAGTAGCTACACATAAAGCCTTTGCTTTGCGTTCTCGCGGGGGGGAACGCGCCGTTGAAACGGGggccgcgcctggcgcggctgcgcgcccgcggcgggatCACCGAGAGGGGGGCGTGCACAGAAAAAGTCGAGAGAAGAGGCCTTATGCTACAGAAAGCGCCCTGTCGCCTGCCTTGCGAGCACTGCAAGAAGGAAAAACCGCAAAGATGTTTTCTCCTCCCTTGCGACTGGAGTCGGCTGTCCAGCGGACCGATGCCGCCGAGTCGCTTGAGAAAGAGACGTCTTCTCGGCTCACGCGGCACCGCTCATCTCAGGAAGTATCCCTTCGGCGGCATGACAGTATCGCACCTCATGCACAACGCCCCCTCGCTGCaaaagacgaggacgaggactCTGATCTCGTCGTCGGGCCGAAAATGTCTGACCGCGACAGAAGGCCATCGACTCGCTTCGCTTTACGATCACGAGGCGCCAcactcgcgtctctctcgtcttctgctcAAGGTCTGGAGTCTCGCAGTATGAGCGCGACAGCGGGGGGGATGGCCTcgggagaaggagagggcgcgacagtgagcgccgcgtcgtttCGGGCCGCAGTGAGAGCGAACGTGCGACAATGTCCTGCAGGACAAGCTGCCACGAGTCGCACAGGGTCAGAAGCCGAGGGCAGGCCGCGAAATCAGGCAGCGCGCATGGCGGGCTTGTCGCCTAGTTCCGCGCAGCCGTCGGCAGCTTCAGGATGGGAAGTCAAGAGTTCGTGGACGACTGTGCGCGCGGGAGGGGCTGGGGCCGACTCCCCTAGAACCTCTGAAGGAGGCAGTTCTGCGACGAGCTCGCGGCAGTCATCAGGAAGTGGAGTGAGATCTGAAACGACGAGTCATGACTCGGCCTCCGGTGCTGCGACGCcgttgtcgccgcgcgcgctctctgaACACGTCACTCTGTCTCAGTCAAGCCCACCGGAGAGCCTCGAAGGACCTCTGCCTTCgacagccgctgcgctgTCAGCGgaagctgcctccgcggtcgTCCCCGAGCGCCGGCCTCTTCGTTCCGCGGGCACACGCGTGAGCTTCGCGGTCTCGCAGTCTTCTAACTGCGGCGAcaaggcagcgaagacggagAAAGACGTTTCCCTCAGGAGGCCTGGCACCACGCTGCATTCCCCGATGCTCTCCCCTCATGGCGATCGCGCGGCTGAGAGCAAGCTGAGGAAAGGATCCAGTCCGCGtgggggcgacggcgcagggacaccctcgtcttcgtcgtcgacCAGGATTTCAGACCCCGATCCGGCTGTCTGCTCTGCaacgtctctctcctcagaGGCAGACCTCGACGCAGCGGGGGCCCCGGACCGCGCCGGAAGCGACCTCAAGCAACCTGCGGGGGCGAAAGACacgtgcgccgcggagggaggcccgcagaagggcgcgccggccgccagCTCGGGGCGACCGCCCTGCGAGCACATTCTCCTAGTGGTTCATGGGATCGGATGCGAAGCGGAGGGTGGCGCGATTCACAAACAACAGTTCGTCAAaagcctcgccctcgtcaaCGAATACTGGTTCTGGAGGAAACCCGTGGAGGTCCACGTCCACGCCATCAACTGGAAACAAACTGTCATTCACGCGCAGGAACA CATGTTTGAGCACATCACACTGAAGGACGTCTACGAGACGAGGCGAATGCTCACACTGACGGCCGCAgatctcctcttcttcctcacgCCCCGCTACGGCGATTTTATCATGACACAAGTAGCGGAGCAGCTGAACGAAGCCGTGGCTAAACTCCGAGCT CATCCTTCCGAGCGCTACAAAGACTCGAAGATCTCCGTGCTCGGCTATTCACTAGGGAGTGTAATGGCATACGAGCTCCTTGCTGGACGCCCGTTTCGTCCA TCGCTATTCGATCCGGCAACGAACCCGTCACCTCGGTTGAAGTTCCACGTGGACTCGCTCTTCCTTCTGGGCAGCGCCTTGCCCGCGTTTCtccttctgcatgcgcccgaG ATCCTCAAGCAAGGCATGTGGGTGCCAAAGGACTTGCACCTCTACAATATCTTTCATCCCTGCGACCCCGTG GCCTTCCGACTCGAAAAACTCGTCTATCCAAAGATTcgacagctgccgccgccagtCCTGTTGGCCTTCTGGCGCACGAACGGAGTTCAAAAGTGGTATGAGTGGGACATGAACGTTCAG CACGCGAAGAACGTGCTGATGCAGAACATCACAGACTTTGCGTCAACGATTAGCAACTCGCTTCTCTCCTGGTGGAACCCGGAGACAGGTAGCGACAATCCAGAGAGCATAAGCGTGTTGGACTCCAACGCGACTGCGGCACTagaggcagcgaagaagtCGAAGCAGGGGCTATCGCTGGCCTCGTTCAACTCGTCCGCTGGCGGGCACCCTTCGACCCAAGGCACCAAACCTGGGTCCTCTGTGAGAGGCCCAGGGGGGCttcgaggcccgcgcggcgaccctggaggcggagacggcggcagcgaccaacgcgacgcgcctgcatcGAAAGTCCAGGAGGGCCTACATGCCGCAGCCGGGGGCAGGAACGGAGCCCTGGGCAGAACGCAAAAGAGACAAGGCGAGAGTAAAGGAAACCGCAGCGGCAAGCCAGGCaccgaggacgacgcgagaCTCGCCCTCC GTCccgccgacgcctgcgcctttCGAATGC GACTGAAGCAGACTCTTCCGCATGTCTTGGCGCGTAGCAAGCGGGTCATGgacagcagcgaggacgaggactcttcgctgtctctgaGTCCCGAGTCGGTGCTGCAAATTCCGACCTTGTCTTTTCTGCATGTGTCGCGTTCATCCTCCGGGACCTCCGCGGACgtctcgtcggcggcctcgtcgcacgccctgtcgccgtcttcgcggtcctctgcgtccgcccggacctctttctctgcggagGATATAAGCCATGTGCATGAGCGCCGAAAATCCCTCAGCGATGCGCTGagggacggcgacggcgcgagcaGTGGCGCGGTCAAGCCAAGCGAAAAGCTTGCGGAAACTGCGACGCACCTGCAGGTGCTGCGTACCATCGTGGCGGCTGTCGAGAACTCGACTGAAGAGAGCAACGAAGCCCGCGTGCCGGCAGAGAACGCGATCGTCGCGCAGAACGAGCGTGCGGCTGTCGCCGATCGGGAGGACGCCTACTCTGTGAAGGACGCAGCACGAGCGCTCCAGGCTACGGCCGCTGCGAAGGAGCCgctccggcggaggcgactcgaagacgagaggggagagaatggagagaaggaagacgacgccggcaAGGCGACCTGCCAAGCGTTGGGGGtcgacgaaggagacgaagacgacgtcGACCAGAATATATGGGACTTGCTCTACAGGCCGACGGGGAAAGAAAAGGAGGCCGAAG GCGCAGTCTCAGACGCTACCACGTCGAGCGCCGGCAGTGGCGCGTTCGCCCTTGAGCAGCTTGAGCAACAGGAACAGGAAACCTCGCGCGCCATGGCGCAGTTGGCA ACGATCAACGAACAGACGGGCCCCGAAGTCCTCCCTGTCCGCATTGACTTCCAACTTCAG GAAGATACAGCCGAGCATTACCTTTCTTCACTGGCAATGCTTCAGTCGCACTTCAATTACTGGAAGCTGAAGgacgtcgccttcttcatccTCAAATGCCTCACCGGAACGAACCCTACGCTCTCCTACACAG ACCATCTGAAACAACTCGAAtgcgcggcgaggaaagCAGCAGCCAAAGCTGAGCGTGAAT cgaacgaagaagagcggcgaAAACAGCTGCGACTAGCCGCGGCTCTCCATCGACGACTAGATTCGTTCAAAGGGGCGAGTAGCTCGGGCGGAACGAGTCGGAaggggcggcagcagcacacGAAGGGCAGTCACAGTGGGCAGGGAGAGACTTCAGGGAAACCCCAGTCGTTGGGAGAGCCCGATGACCCTTTTCGCCCTAAGAAAAACGCACACAGGGAGACTCTACCCGAGAGTCTTGTGAGAGACCTAGCGGATGAAGCGGGCAGAAGGGCTGCAGGCCAGAGAGCACATTCTGTGGGTGAAAAAGAGACGGAGCTGCCACCTGAGCAGACTCGCCTGAAGTCTCAGCCCAGCAGCGGCAGTAGTTACAGTGATGGGCTGCCCAGCGCGGCCCGAGATTTCCGCGACTCGAGTACCTCAGAAAATGCTTCAAGGCACAGTCAGGAAGATGGTAGCGCAC GTTTATAG